aCACAGTTTCTTTTCTTTGGTAATAATCAGCAGGCGCTGTGCAATGCGTTGCAGGACAGGATTGCTTCTGTGACGTCACTTGATCTCATGAATCAAGTGGGTTACCTGCTGGACGGGATCTTCAGAGGGGTCTGTTCAGATTATCTgaaaggtaccagatcttattACCCCCactctttagatcattaaaacagagccCTTTGTGTAGCAAGGTCCCGCAAATCTATCAGTGCATTTCTATCAGTGCATGTCTATCTGTTTAGAAGGAAGaggctctattttaatgattcAAACAACAGGGGTGTTCAGAGAAATGACTTCAGAGAAATTAAATAGACCTCAGTGCACCCTGGAAGAGCCACAAAGCCAGTCTGAAAATTGTTATATACCCCAGGTACAGCTTCCATTTACTGCACAGCTCACCCGAAAGAATACCAGCACTAACACACTCTTAATAAATCTGGATTATTCAGGCAAATTTGAAAAAAGCCCCAGagcctttttaaaatgtgaatgcgTTGGATTTTGAAGTCGCCTCGTCTCTCTCCCCCCGGTTTGCTGAAGCGATGTGGGAAAGGAGCTCTCTGACTGACACTGTGGAGTAGCGCAGGAGCAGCAGCTGTTTAATGATCCCATCTGAGCCACTCGCAGCTGAAGCAGAGCTCAGAAGCTGGTAAAAGAATGAAATGTTTCATGAGAGGTGCTGCTGTTGTGTGGGCGAGTCACGTTAACTTCAGCGTTTAACCTTTTCCAGCTCACAATCCGTTTGTCGGTTTCAATCCGAGGAACTGGTCAGACTGGGGCAGGACGGGGTCTTTCCAGTGCCACTAGTatggtggagggggggggggcacagacTATAAAAGCTAGTTCAGCCATCAGAGGATTCGAACGCAGTGTCGCTCCTCGCAGTATACTGTCCCTTAAGACTCTGTTACTGTTGCTTCTCTTGGGAGTGCTGTTATAAATCAAAACCCCGCTTTCTCACAGAGAGAGTCAGCTGAGGCACGCGAGGTGTGGTATTAAGTCTCTCCTGTCATCACCATACAATCCCAGGTGCTTCGAGGATAAAGCTGCAGTCCTCTCTAAAGGAATCTAAAAAATGTGTCCCGTCCCCCCCATCCATCCATTAACGCCAACGTCTGCTTCTGCCTGAAACCTTCGATGACACCGACATCATGGAACTGACATTACAACCAGGCTGTTTGACAAATTCGTTCTCGAAGGAAGAGCCGGGCTGGGGGCGTCTCTCTGCTATTCTAACAGACTAACTAATGCAGCACAACTGTAATCATTACCTGtggcaaaataaaaacactgaaactccGGGCATTTCTTGGGGAGGAATTTATAATAAAAAGAGTCCTTTCATCGTGACAACCGTAAGCAACAGTATGAAAATGATGAGACCGGACAGGTTCTGGCCAGATGGGCGGCTCGCGTCTGTTGCTATGGGAACCCGAACTAAATGCTCTGCATGACGTGCGTTATGTCCATGAGCAAATTGTTACGCACAGACCGAAATGCTGCAATCCTGTTATTCTTGTGCTGGTATAAAAGCACTGTGCTCCTGACTCCGTCCCATTACCCGCAGCCACTTCACATCGGATTGTCACTGCGCTCTCTGATGCTTGTGCAGGCTGTCTGATCCTGCGCTGCACGGCTCAACACTACTATCGCCTGTTTTAGGGTCAGACACCAATGAGTTTTTCCTGGGCTGCTTTGGCAGCAGATACCCCTAGACCGTGTCAGTCACGTGCCGGGCAAACACAAAGCACGACTCCCCGAGCCTGCCTGTAAAGTGAACCCATAATTAACATATCAGAAGAAGCTGAACTGGAAAAGACCGATCGCTGAAATACCACTTTGACAAAACACACTGGACCACCCAGATCACACAAAACGTagccaaaaacacacacatctttGCAATTAGGCAAATTGCACTATCTTGGCAGTATATTTGAGCAGTATTTTATTTCATCATGAGGGCACTAATTAAGCACTTAACTTTTCCCATACATTTGATCCCGCCTTTTCCACCGGaggaacaaatattttaaattaaaaactgttcTTATTCCAGAGTTAAAGCGGTTTCCTTTTTAAGCATGCTGTTGTCGGCTATTTcgtatttttgtttaattgtacaaTGAATAgaagccaaggtacagtacaaacaaacaaaaagcttgaGTCCACGAGTCTAGCGAGACTCGATCACTATCTGTGGAGAAAGAAAAGCAGTGGGTTGATAAACATCGCAGGAAATGTAGGACAAAGTGAGATTATGAAATTTGGCTGACGCTTGAATGGGCACCATTTGGTAACCCACTGACCCAATTTCTTGAGGGTGTATAGTCAACCGCGTGCTATCAAGTGACATCATCCTGCTGTGAAATGTAAACGGGTGGTAAAAACATTTTGATATTTAACTTTATACTTATGCAATCCAGTCTGAGCGAGCAATGGCATCATTGTGAGGATTACTGAGGCACAGCTTTATACAAGTTTTATATAGTTTAATTAGATTTGGTTTTATTAGCCAACTCATTTTTCGCACAGTTGCATCCACCCACTTCTAATTACATGAATACCTGTATCTATGGTCACCAGAACAAAACAGCTGCCTTCTCCTACCAGACGGTAAACTCCAGCAATGATTGTTTTGTTCAATACCAGTAAGTGCTTTGAACAGTCAGCCCAAGTGTTTACTTGCTGTACTTATTTAACAAACTTATTATTTAACAAACAAGCCACAGAACTCTTTGTACGCACCCCTGACATCGGTGCACAATTACTCCGTCAACATGCTTCAATACAGCGTGTTGGGTTTTATGGGAAACACTTCCGATTCACCGAAAACAAAATCGACAAAACAATGTGCCTCCTCCTGGGACTCTCTCCAGAGGTGCTTCAAGATAATCCCATTCACTCCAGCTCCTAATAAAGACTGTTTAGAATCCCTCCGCCTGCTGCAGGTTTCGgaatgtttcattaaaaaacaacGAGCCTCTTCGTCACAAACACAAGAGACAGCGCTCGAAGAGCCCGAGGTGTTGGCACTAGCTGCTCCACTGACTGTGCGCACAGGGTCATTTACATATCAAATCCCCTGCTGATTAACCCAGTCAGCGTGTAACAGGGGGCCTTCTGCAGCACCTCGCtgtctgaacattttaaaagctgTCCTGTAAATTACTTAGTTACTGACTGACATGCAAATTCCCTGGGACGCCTTGATAACTAGAACTTTTATACAGCACTCTTCATGCAGTTTTGCATTTCAGGATGAACCAATTACAAGTTCTGGTTCATTTGTGCATTATCCTATTGCATCCAGGACATGCATTCGGTCTTCTAGTACACTGTATGAAGGCAGGGTTGCAAGAGAATATACAATACCTcagtttgaaagttttttttttcagtaaccaCCTGTGATTTGATGTTGCTTGCATTGGGAAGGAGGGTTAATGCCAATCCTTGCCATGTGGATTCATTACCGAGGCCCAGGGAGGGTAGCGAGCGAGTCATTGTGCTTCACTGCTGCTGGCTGTGCTGTGCTTGAATGAGCAGCGACTTCACAGAGCTTACTGGAGACGAACCGGGACACAGCCCAACAATAAACAATATCATTCCTTTCTTTAGAAGGGGGTCCTCGCAAGACAAGAGAGGCAGACAGATAGCACAACAAGCACATTCTGTATTGATTAAGCTATATCAAATCACTGTACTGCTAACAATCTCCCGCAGTATTAATATTACagcacagtattttttataagGGCTCGTCCTTCAGAATCACCACAGTAATTAACTTGATTATTCAACTTCACGCCTTGAACAGATGACCAAGAGGTTAATGGTGTGTGACGAAAGGTCAGCCACGgctgcaaaggaaaaaaaaaaaaaaaaaaaggacagcagTTGGAGGGTGGCCCCCGAAAGTCCACTTGAGAAATGCAAAGTGACGGGTGAGAGGACTGAGAAGTGAAGACCCTCCCCGCGATCATTAATCGCATGTGCCACGGCCCTGCAGCCTGCAAGGGGGAGGCTGACACGAGGCTCGACTCTGCTCTGTCTTCATTGTGAGCTCGACGGGGTAGGGGCAGGGCAGGGGCAGGGCTGGGGCAGGGGTAGGTGCTGCCTTGACGCCTCTCTCGTTGCAGGATTAATGCACTCTGTCCCCCAGTCTGCGCTCCTGTTTTGTATCTCACATTGTGCCAGTTGGCAGTGAAAGCTGACAAGTGTAAATGAGATTAGATGTCCTCCTAATTGCATTTGTGAGGGTCAACCCTAGTATCAGAGTCACAAACCATCCCACCCCCATAAGGGATTTTTAGATCTCTTTTCACTcgcaaataataatgattaaaaagaaaaacttctGCAGGATTATATAAAGAGAGGAGATGTGTGATTGATGGAAATGTTTCTTAGTGTTATGAaccgtgtgtgcgtgtgtatgtatgggacagtgtgtgcgtgtgtatgtagGGAGGGAATAACATTAGTGTGTTAGTGTACAACACCAACAGCATAACCATATATAGCACCAGAGGCAAATTTAACAAGCGGGGAAAAAGTTGTTAATGTTACTAAATTAGTACAGAAAAAACCTGTGGGAGCTTTATAATGAAGTTAACATTATGAGCTGTTTATTGCCAGATTTGAATAATTAACTGGGTTTTTTTATGTACTTGTTGAATAAAACATGacgcatattatatattatacagtgtatAAAATCTATGAAGATGTTCTTCCTAGTCCGCTTTGAGAGTACAACACTGAATAGTGACACTGAGTGGGGACGCTAGAGTAAACTCAAATGTCTCTACACCCCTTCGAGAGGAGATTGATACGTTTAAGATGCACACCACCATTTTTCACAGTTGCTTTTCTAATTGAGCAGATCCGTTCTTTCTGAGTTAGCAGGGTTCCAAAGCCAGCCAGCCAGGTTTCAATAGGGTTAACACAAACACTGAGGCCAGCCAGGTTTCAATAGGGCTAACACAAACACTGAGGCCAGCCAGGTTTCAATAGGGTTAACACAAACACTGAGGCCAGCCAGGTTTCAATAGGGTGAACACAAACACTGAGGCCAGCCAGGTTTCAATAGGGTGAACACAAACACTGAGGATCACATACCTGATCGAAAAGAGTTTTCCAGTGCTGATGGGCAGGTAAAGAGAGGGGAGAAAAGGAAAGATCTGTAAGAACAGGATTCTGTAGTGAGTCACCTGCTCTGATCAGCTGAAACACACCTGGAGCCAGGCAGGACCAGCAGCAGAGCTCTGGGGTGGAACAGGATCTAGCTTCAGAGTTCATTGCCTTTgttacattctttttttctactctattttaaaatgtgaaacacACCCTTTTTATGCAGGTTTCACATTGCAATGCCCCCTATACAGGGaaggcaataagactcccattgcattgcatgtctggttttactaggagtttaataagacacagctgagcttctTACCTGAACACTGTGGCACTAATCAAGCTTGTGCTAACGCCTGGAATGCATGAAATTGCAGTGCAATAGGAGTATTACTCCCATCCCTGCCTcataatatatacatacagattCAGAGACTTTCTATTAAAGGTTGTATCTCTGGTGAGATATGTTAATCCCCCCTCTCCCTATCCTCACTTGGACCTATTCGTTTATACAGCCCACGCCTGTCCACGTTGTGTGATGACTGAACAATCAAGCTGCATCGGACGTTCTATCAAGAGAATTCCACACGTGTTTCAGGTTGCCAGAAAATGTCAAAATAAGAATGGAATTTAGTGATGGCGTATGGAATGTTTGGGAAGTAAATGGTTAAACCCATGTGGttctttgagagagagagagagagagagagagagagaaagaaagaaaaaaagaaaaagaaactcaGGTGACACAGACTCAGTCATTACTAGAAGGTATTAAGGTGAAACTTACATCTTCGGGAGCCATAGGCAGTACATCTGTGCTTTCCAGCACTTCAATTGCGTCTCCCTCTGCATTGGCTGCAACTGCGGGAGAAGGACTGGCGTGGGCTTCCCTCGGTCGGGCTCTCATTCTCGGGTCCATGGAGGCGAGGAGCGgggcaggcaatgcaaaactgCTAAACCTctcttcttggcaaaattacAAGAACGCAGTCAATAATCCCCATTGTGTCTTCGCTGTGAGCAGTCCCACGGGGTCACCGGTCTCCAGAACGCTGGTGTGAGCCGAACTGAATGGAGGAGTTAGTTCTGCTCAGGTGACTCAGTCACCGGCAACTCTAGAATAGTCTGCCGTTAAGCGGCTCCCACAATCGTCTTGTATCCCCCACAATAAAAAGAGAGAGTCCTACACTTCAGACAGCTCTACctactaataaacaaacacactccTGCAGGCTAGTATAGGCCACTAGTGATTAAACATGTTATTAGTACTTTAATATTTGATATAAATATTATTAACTTTTCTTCTGGAACGTCTTGTGCATCAGCAACTCGCGATCCCAAACGGTATCAATGCGCGCTATCTTCACTGGTTCCTGTGCTTCTTTCGTTCTCCGCTGCAGAGTCGAATTCCGAACCCGCTCCGAACCCTGGACCTGGTGGAAACAGCTTCCATTGTAAGGACTCGCCAATCCGGAGTGTATACGCCAGTCTGTGACACTATTAAACATCCAGTCTGTTCCATTTTGAGACCAATCTGCTAGTGCAGCGCAGAGGGATGCAGAATCAAGTGCTGTGGCAAAACGGGGATCGAAAGGGTTAGCTTGCGCAGCTGGCTACACATTTTCTGTTCCTCAATTTTTACCTGCAGagagaaaacattttttatatatatatagataatctATATAAATTTGCACGACACATTTTGTAATGTTATGAAAATAACAGTGACGGTtgcttttagttttaaacaaaagcactgtcccaaaagtattgtgaaaatgtaaataaagatAGTGGAAAAACCATTTccatttactaaataaaatacaagtttcgtttgctttttaattgtattatatgAACAAAATGCCATTTACtacattatatgtgtgtgtgtgtgtgttttgggttcTTTTGTACTAGTTCGCTGCAGCAAAGCGATAATGCACAatttcagacacacacactattaTTATTGTATCCACGGTGCATTGGGAAAGTGTCGCAAAAAGGACTAAATAAAAACAAGGCGGCAGTCTCCACATCCATCGTGCGTACCTTTCATGCAGAAGCTGCCCCCGCTTCACCCTGTGTCTGCTGCCTGCATGCATCCACTGCTGTCAGTGCGTGTCCCCGTGCGCTCGTGGAGTAAACAATTCCAGTAACGTGCGCACGCAGTTCCTTTTCCACTGCAGCACCGGACTGCTGGAGCCTGCTGTGGACGAGTTGGTCGCTTTCAGAGCCCTGACGGACTCCTGCACACTAACGCTCTTTAGATATCCACCCCCCTGGGATCTTTCGTCAGAGCCCCCTATAAATCTCCTTGAAGGGGTGGGGTTATACGGCGATACGGTATTGTAATGGAGACAAGCGATATGAATTATATTACGCCAGCAGCAGCGTGCTGTTTTATGAATAGAGAGACGACACAGCGAGCTTGCTAGAGCTTTTCAGTAGGCTCTCGGTCTGTAATTATCCATACTGTCCCGACAGTACGTGTCCCAATTGTAGTCAAACTGCGAAATGTCATGGATTTTACAAGAAAGTGGACCGGCATAGTTAGCCCGCGGTGATCCAAGAAAATGAACCGTGATGACCCAAGAAAAACCAAGATCGAGGCGTCAGTAGAAATAAAGTATACTGCTCATCCCACTTTACCACCTGCTTCACTGTTTATAATAGAAGGCTGCGCTTTTTTTGTATTCATGAAAGCTGTATTGCATGtttgggttttgtttgttgtttgcaaaagaaaaatactttgTAACACAATGCTGACACAAACCTGACAGACAGAGACACTTGGATTGTGCGGATTCACAGCAAGCAGAGTCACAGAGCGGAGGGACGTGTGATGACGGTGAACAAGTGTATCTGATTTCCTGAGAGCTGAAAGATCTTAACACAAAGAAGAGGCTCCGATCACATGCTTTTACAATACCATTCACATTTCtacagcgcctttcatcacaagcaTCCCAAAAAACTTCAcacaaaaaaattaacaaaagacaaaaaaaaaaaaaacacagtatcattgtaaaaacagaaaaactacGATAACGAGCCAGGAGCAATTAAAAACCATTTCGAGCCCCTGCCTCTAATCAACCCTTTCAATTAACACCTCACTGAATGCAGGGGACCGCGTATTAGTCTTGGATTTCATCATTACTTTTCATCTCGGTATATATTATCGTACAGTAGAGCTGCTTCAGGTCCCTGCATTCAGATATTTAGAGGAATACGTTTGTCTTTTTTTGGCGTGCAAAACTCTGAAGATGTTGCCCATGTGAATACTTTTGCATCGCTAATCTTCCACATGCGTTTGGTTTCATGCTACGTGGGTAAATAAACCTTTCATCTTGTCATCCTTTGGCTCCGGCCCGGGACCTGTTTGCTCACTCTGCTTTAGTTGTTTTTCAGCTCGCCATGGTTACAGGACTCTGGCCATTCAACCCAGAGTCGTTCTGTCTAACGAATGCAGCTAGCTGTCTGGACGCTTCACTCGGATTCTTGCTGGGTGCTTGTTTcgaaactccccccccccctgaGCCGGAGTATTCAGAAAATAAAATCCTTTGGTATCACATTTTAATAACAACTAACTGTTCACTAATTAGAGAATGGAGCTGATGGTTATTTGCTAAGCATTCTTAAACAAATTGTATTAGAAGTATTTTAATACACAGgctcatcatttaaaaaatgcaatttttttttaacagtattcagTATTAGTATACTTACACATTAACAAAGCAAGTAATCATTAATGATCAATGTTTTGTTCAAATGTaaacaatacattacaatacagcAGTATGTCTCCTTCCTGCCCACTGGTCCAATGCTATACCAACTTGCAAACCTCCCTACCGCTTTTCAACAAGACTGTGAACAGTGATTGTGTTGTTACTTTGGCCCCCCCTTGTGTTGATAAGAACGATTGCATGTAACGTCATTAACCTGAGTGAAGGGTAGATTCTTCTTCTCCTTATCTACTGTACACGCTGGCTGATTAATAGGCATACTGGCTAACACTCTTTAATTaagagctcagtaatacacaAACAGGCATACATTAATGTGAAGGTCATATAGTCCATATTGTACATTGCTAATAGTTTATCGGTGTAACAAGAGAATTTGTTTCGTTTGCAAACTCAATGAGTGCCTGCAGATTGCAGGATACACAGCACAAGCTGTGGGTAATGTATGTGTACCCCAAATTGAAACCGCCaatataatgtattttcttaGACCTGTGTTTGTTATAGtcctgtgtgtgtgctttcagAAATGTTTTGGAAGTTCCCTGTTATGCATCTCAATACAAAGGGAGATATCCCTTGTCAATAACAATAGTCCTTTGTAAAGtgagttttttattatttggtgcACAAGAATACAAGGAATCAGTCACAGCATGTGAATGTGAAACATCTGCATTTGATTCAGTCTTCATTCATTTTAGATGTTACCACACTGCTTATGTTTAATGACAGAAAACTCACTATATGATCATGTGACATGATCTCACTCGTCAGCTTTCACAGCTAATCATGTAACCAACCGGCACTGGAAAGGGTTAAATCTGATTTAATCTCATCCAACAGCTGCATGCCTTCAATAGCTGATTGGgtatctgaaattaaaaaaaagacacatattATTTCATGCTGTACATGCCTGTGTTTTGAGGTTTCTTAGAGCAAACGAATCTCACTTGAGACAGGATTTGTTTATCACAGTGCATTCAATATCAGCTAAAAAAGATGTATAAAGTTGCCAGGGTTTGTAAACATGGAACTAATACTTGATGTAACAGCCTCCCTCAGCTCTGAACAGAGAGGTGGCAGCTCTTACACTCAATCAACAGCCTCCGCCATCTCCATATTCCACAGCCATGGAGAAAACTGCAGCGTGACACAGACAATtctaaataataattactccTAGCTATTGCAGCTGTCTACCTGTAAAGGGCTGGTGTGATGTTAAATGACTTGAAAGTGATGTGGGTATGTCATAGATGCCATCTTCATCATAGAGTGGGTCATTCGCCTGGGCTTCACTGTGTGGGGTGcctgcacgaaaacacaggaaagGTTCAGAGCTGGTTCAAGTACGCCAGTTTGCAATAGCTTTCTGCATCACAATGCTTCCACACTTGTCATGCTTTGATATTTACACTACAGTTGTATACAGTTCAATATGATCAGGTTCACACACTGAGTTTTCTGCATCCAGTACCAGTGTGAGACACAGTAccaaaactttttaaaacaacatttggaGCATAAAACCGCCACGGGGAAGTTATTTGGGATACTTGGGAATCGCTTTTCCTTTATTCACTTTCACTTAGATACCAGCGACCCTGCGataacataggaggctgtgtggtccagtggttaaagaaaagggcttgtaaccaggaggtccccagttcaaatcccgactcactcactgtgtgaccctgagcaagtcacttcacctccttgtgctccatctttcgggtgagacgttgttgtaagtgactctgcagctgatgcatagttcacacaccctagtctctgtaagtcgccttggataaaggcgacggctaaataaataaacaataataaaaacaacaacaacaacgacatgGTGCGGTTTCAATAAACAaacgtcacaaaggctcccattcacAGCACAACACTTGGAGATGACCAGGTCAGATTTCATTGCTCTGGACTGAAAGAGTGAACAGGAGATACACAGTATAACGTAACTTACTGGTGCTGCTGCTTTCTTCAGTGGAGTGCTCTAACAAACTCTTCGGAACATCGTAGATGCTTTCAGCGTCCATTCTGTTTGCTAGGAAACAAAGAACACACAATGAAAATGATAAACAAGTCACTACacaacaaaacccattttttaaATGGTAGATAAACAGTTAACAACCTTTACCCATTTCGATAAGTACAGAACGATAGATACTCCTATGAAATTGCTACACTACAGTGACCTCTGTATGACCTTTTAAATGACAGCACGTGAAGCCCGCCCCCTCCCAGCCACACCTGTACTCCTGTCTTCATCATCGACAGCCTTATTGGACAGCGGAAAATCATAAACATCCAATTGTTCCAGTTCTGTGGACAGGCGATCCTCTTCAGctacaccaaaaacaaaaaaaaaaaaacagaacacaagtaGTTCTTGTTTATAGGAGCCATGAACACTGGGAATCAGAGGAAGACAGTGGCTGTCAAACCACCCTGTTCTTGTATTCGATTGAATAGACTAGACCGACCAGCTTCCGATAGCATCTCCATTGCAGTGGTGAACGCCGGGGGAGATGAGAGATTTGCAGACTGGGTTTAATCTGGCTCTGTCTAATCCTGGATTGCATCAAAGACCTATTTTATAACGCAGAACAATAGGCAATTAATGCAATCCAGGGCAATTCCCCAGTGCTGTCACAGCCTGAGGTGCACTTCCACTGCCACTCCATTCCCCTGAGTGAcagtggctggctggctggctggctggctggctagcTTGATATAACTGtttccatacctctctgtggcGGAATGTTCTCACGGTCTAAATCGGAGGACGACAAGCTGCTCGAACCCTGACTCTTCCTGACATCACAACTGCAGCCTGAAATTAAAGAAACTGTTCGGTCTCGCCACACAAAACCGCATGCCAGGAAAGCTAACTACTAATACTGCTAATACTGCTAATactgaaatgcatgcctgttttttttgtttttttttagtacattaCTTTTAATGCAGAGGTAGTCTTTAAGTAAAGTTATTTTGTGCTGAAAGGGTTAACTTAATAGTTAGCTTACTAAAATGAGATTATAGATTTATTAGTATATACAGGAataacctatttataaactatTAGTTCTGTTGTCTTCAAAGATCACTTAATAATATACATTTCTACTCTATGAAAAGGGGATTTTACATAGAAATGGTACGTTGACAGTCCAGGCATTTCCTGCAGCCTGTTTGTAGTGCTGCTGTTTCTTACCTGTGGCAGCTGAGCTCCCAGGGGGGGCGAGGGGCTCTGGAGTGTCCGAGGAGCAGGAGGCAGAGCTCAGCCTGTCTTCATCGGAACTGCTCTGCGTGCTCTGAGCAGCTTTCTGCATCAGATCAGGAATGTCATGCCTGGAACATCATTACAGAGATCCATCAGCTCTTCGTTTTTAAAGGAGCACCTTCATAACCCATATGGTACCAGGTAGGAAAGCCCCAACCTCACCCCACCACCTCCCTCTAAGCCCATGAAAGTGTACCTCCCCTTTCCACCCCTGATCCCTGGTCACTCCCTTGATAATGGACCGCCTCTCTCCTCCTGATCCCTGGTCACTCCCTTGATAATGGACCGCCTCTCTCCTCCTGATCCCTGGTCACTCCCTTGATAATGGACCGCCTCTCTCCTCCTGATCCCTGGTCACTCCCTTGATAATGGACCgcctctctctgcccctctccccctGATCCCTGGTCACTCCCTTGATAATGGACCGCCTCTCTCCTCCTGATCCCTGGTCACTCCCTTGATAATGGACCGCCTCTCTCTGCCCCTCTTCCCCTGATCCCTGGTCACTCCCTTGATAATGGATCGCCTCTCTCCTCCTAATCCCTGGTCACTCCCTTGATAATGGACCgcctctctctgcccctctccccctGATCCCTGGTCACTCCCTTGATAATGGATCGCCTCTCTCCTCCTAATCCCTGGTCACTCCCTTGATAATGGACCgcctctctctgcccctctccccctGATCCCTGGTCACTCCCTTGATAATGTATTGCCTCTCTCCTCCTGATCCCTGGTCACTCCCTTGATAATGGACCGCCTCTCTCAGCCCCTCTCCCCGTGATCTCTGGTCACTCCCTTGCTTGTTTGCTTACCACGTGCAGGCAGACTGTATTCTCCCGGGTCCTGGAAGCTGCATGGCTTTCCACAGGAACTTCATCCACAGTGCCCGGAGCTCCTCTGTCTCTGCAGACTGGAAACCCACAGAGAACAGAGGGATCATGTGCTTTGTAGAGCAATCGGAGAGctcaagcagcagtgtcccattttactctatttaatatattacaatGCAAGCAACAGACATCTGCCTACTGCATTCTCTCACTATTCAGCCTTGCTGTGCACTTAACTGGATCAGAAGTCAGACCCTgtttgacagtccagtttgtttatgttCTCCTAAGGCTGGTCACACAGTATTCCTCCTCCCCCTCAACCCCATTGCGCTACCGTTACAGGCTTCTGAAATACGCCATCATTTGGAAACCTGTTTGGGGTGCTACAGCTTTCAAAGTCGTCTCATGAAAAAGTCAACAGGGAAATGAATGCAACCTCGATCGAAACATCCTCATTCATGTGAGAAACACGACAGCACACACAGGACTGCCACTGGAAGCAGCCCAGCTCAAAGAAGGCTCTGCGTCTCTTATACACTTACCAGCAGCTTCTTCTTCCCGTTTTTCATTGTGATTTCAAACAGGTACTGTCTGTCAGCTTTCACTTCACGCACCGACTGCACCTGTTAACAGCGAGCGGTGTTCACAAATGCACAGCACTTTGTAACTCGTGTGTCAGATGAAAAGGGGAG
The DNA window shown above is from Acipenser ruthenus chromosome 17, fAciRut3.2 maternal haplotype, whole genome shotgun sequence and carries:
- the LOC117423235 gene encoding uncharacterized protein LOC117423235 isoform X2, whose amino-acid sequence is MCEQKDLVFEGFLKKRKDRMKLTWSTYWFRLQNTTLFFYTKKKVDASHLRGQYYIHTSAETEELRALWMKFLWKAMQLPGPGRIQSACTWHDIPDLMQKAAQSTQSSSDEDRLSSASCSSDTPEPLAPPGSSAATGCSCDVRKSQGSSSLSSSDLDRENIPPQRAEEDRLSTELEQLDVYDFPLSNKAVDDEDRSTANRMDAESIYDVPKSLLEHSTEESSSTSTPHSEAQANDPLYDEDGIYDIPTSLSSHLTSHQPFTDTQSAIEGMQLLDEIKSDLTLSSAGWLHD
- the LOC117423235 gene encoding uncharacterized protein LOC117423235 isoform X3; its protein translation is MCEQKDLVFEGFLKKRKDRMKLTWSTYWFRLQNTTLFFYTKKKVDASHLRGQYYIHTVQSVREVKADRQYLFEITMKNGKKKLLSAETEELRALWMKFLWKAMQLPGPGRIQSACTWHDIPDLMQKAAQSTQSSSDEDRLSSASCSSDTPEPLAPPGSSAATAEEDRLSTELEQLDVYDFPLSNKAVDDEDRSTANRMDAESIYDVPKSLLEHSTEESSSTSTPHSEAQANDPLYDEDGIYDIPTSLSSHLTSHQPFTDTQSAIEGMQLLDEIKSDLTLSSAGWLHD
- the LOC117423235 gene encoding uncharacterized protein LOC117423235 isoform X1 — protein: MCEQKDLVFEGFLKKRKDRMKLTWSTYWFRLQNTTLFFYTKKKVDASHLRGQYYIHTVQSVREVKADRQYLFEITMKNGKKKLLSAETEELRALWMKFLWKAMQLPGPGRIQSACTWHDIPDLMQKAAQSTQSSSDEDRLSSASCSSDTPEPLAPPGSSAATGCSCDVRKSQGSSSLSSSDLDRENIPPQRAEEDRLSTELEQLDVYDFPLSNKAVDDEDRSTANRMDAESIYDVPKSLLEHSTEESSSTSTPHSEAQANDPLYDEDGIYDIPTSLSSHLTSHQPFTDTQSAIEGMQLLDEIKSDLTLSSAGWLHD